In Catharus ustulatus isolate bCatUst1 chromosome 30, bCatUst1.pri.v2, whole genome shotgun sequence, the DNA window gcgcacctggggacacagggcagggtcAGGGACCTGTGGAACCACCTCTCTTCAGGGCTAGGACCCTGTGACCACTCCTACAGGAGCCACTCTCACCGTATCCGAGAGTTCTGGTTTCAGATCCAGCTTAAGGAAGCGAAAGGCAACAACAGGCACGATGCAAACTACAGTGGTGAGGGCAATGGTCAGCCAGACCGTGGGCTGGGCCAGCGTGTTCTGCGCGTTACCTGGGGGGAAAGAGTGAATCCAGCCAGGGCTAGACTGAGGTAGCACcatgctggagcacagggcaccACAGGGACTCACCCACAAAGCGGAACTGATTGGGGAACATCCGGAAGAGGCCATCGCTGTGCATGGTGAAGAGGATGGCGAAGTaggcagccaggctgccccAGATGAAGAAGTGATTGATGGCTGTCCAGAATCCTGTGTCTAACCCAATCTAGCGGGGGAGATGCAGGAGGAGACAGGGTTCAGGGGATGCCTGAGGTGCCCTGAGGGTCTGGGGCTGAGTACCACGTCCCTACCTGCACACTGACGACAATCACCAGGGAGGTGGCGACAGTGACGGCGAAGGACTGGTAGTCGGCCAGCTGGGCACCGTCATCACGGGTGGCATCAGCAAAGACGCCGTAGGGGATGAAGAACATGAGGATGGAGGTGTAGATGCCCTGGGCAATGCAGATGAAGAACTCCCGCTTGTTGAAGAGCAGGTTCAGCTGCCCAGGCTCATAGAGTTTAGGGTACTCCATGCTCCGCTGCTCTGGCACATCCTGGAGGCATGGGCACCTCCCTTtagccctgggcaggagcagcctccaCCACAGCCCATGGAATGACAAGGACAGCCTGACTCAGGCACTCAGGCAGCCCTTCTTCCCACAGGGTGGGCATGAAGGGAAGTGCTACAAACTGCTCACACACCCAGGGATCTCTCATTACCCCCTGCCATACCTGGTCAAAGACACCCATAGCGAGCACAGGCAGCGACGTGTAGACAATGTTGTACAGAGTGATGAAGTACTGGTCATACACTGTCTGTATGGAATAGAGTACTCAGCAGGACACAAGAcctgcccaccctgtgccccagccagcccccaagtccctgtgcccacagctgcagggacaggagagctgTCTCCATCCCTCCAGCCTGACCACAGGCTCCTCACACACTGCATGCTGAAtgccaggctgtgcctcctGGCTCAGGATGAGTCCCCATAGGGAGTCCATGAACCTGAACACGCTTCAGAGCCGAGGAACCCTGCAGGAAaaccctccccagctcccagcgTGAAAAGCCACCAACCCACCTGTGCTGAGAAGCCACAGAAGAAGCCAAACCAGAAGTGGACCATGGTGAAGGCGAAGTTCTTGTAGAAGAAGTAGCAAAGAAACTTGCACATGCGCAGGTAGGACCAGCGTCCATGCACCAGGAGCAGGCGCTGCAGGAACTTGAACTGGGAGAAGGAGTAGTCGGAGGCCAGCACGGCCTGGATGCCTTCCTGCCCACTGATGCCCACCCCAATGTGGGCAGCtgtggagggaaggagagataGGTAAAGAAAGGgctgccaggagcacaggggatgagagcagcacccccagcacaggcactttGTTCCTGTAGGGCACAGAGGGGTGAGCACAGAGACTCTCATGGGCCCCAGGATGGTGCAGGGGGATGGCCTGTCTCTCCTGCggtcccccaaatcccaggccTTACTCTTGATCATGCTGACATCGTTGGCCCCATCCCCAATGGCCAAAGTGACAGCTTTCTTGTACTTCTTCACCAGCTCCACCACCTGGGCTTTCTGCAGGGGTGTGACACGGCAGCAGATAACAGCCTTGCAGGCACATGCTGTCTCCAGGAATTCCACCTCCATGTCTGCCTCCAGTGCATGGGCCTGCAAGAAgagcaggggacagctggggtcATGGTGCACAGCCAGACACAGGGCCTCGTCCTGCCTGGCACTCCCAGGGCGTACCAGGCTGTGCCCATTGATGACCAGGGCGTATTCGCCCGCAATGGCTTCGAGCACAGAGGTGAGTTTGGAGGGGAGTTTCTCCTGGTAGGAGAAGCCATTGCACACAGAACGTGATGCATCCATCATCTTCTCCCGGGCTTTCCTGAGGAGAGAGGGGGCACAGGGTTCTATCTCAGAGCCCTTTCGTATCACTAGctcccccaggcacagctgtgccccACAATGGCACTGTTGTGTGTCCTCCAAAACCCTCACCTGAGCTCCTCTCGCACCTCCAGCACAGTGTGGCCTGTGACCACAAACACCTCTGTCATGTCATCTGTCAGCATCTTGCAGGAGTAGCCAATGTTCACAGCTGTTTCTGAGGACAGGAAACCAGGGGCTGAGCCAGAATCCACTCAGGAGAGAGCAGTAGGGATCCCAGGGAAGTGGAATCCAGCCCACAAACATTCTCATCTCAAGCCAGCACCTCAGTCACGCCTCACCCTGTTTGTCCCCTGTCAGCACCCAGATCTTGATGTTGGCCAGCGTCAGGATGGCAATGGTTTCAGGGACCCCCTGCTGCAGTTTGTCCTCGATAGCTGTGGCTCCAAGCAGCTTGGGGACCCAAACAGGTGGGAGGtaagcaggagctgtccccagccacccCCAGCCTCAGCCTCCAGCCCACCTACCATCATATCATGCTCCACCTCATCGTAGAGCCGAGCCAGGTGATCCTCACGGGCCTcaggggcactgccagctcgGTGCAGCCGCTCAGACCAGTCCCTGTAGTAGCTCTCCTCCAGGTCTCTGTAGGCCAGCACCAGTGTCCGCAGCCCCTCGCCGGCATACTCCTGCAagtgggcagagctgggtgtgctggaAAGACACTGAAGGCGTCCCCAGTCCCCAGTGGTGTTCCTAGGACAGGgcacaaagcccagctcaggctcctGGGCAGCCATTCTTTCCTCCCCCCACACCTGCAGGACCCTGTCTCACGCACATTGAGGTGGTCAGTGGTGATGCTGCTCAGGTCCTGGTTGATGGGATGTAGCCTCTCCAGCAGGATGGTGTCAGCGCCTTTGCAGTAGAGCCGGATCTTGCCCTCAGGGCTGCGGACTGCAGAGAGGGGTGGACAAGATGCCTGGCTTAGTGGGTCAGGAGCAGATCCCACTCTGACCCCCAGCCATCAACCTGTCAATGCCTCCACAGTCACATCCCCATCAGCACTGGACTGGTCCCCCAACACACCACAATGAGCCCCACGCTGCAGCCCCACGTGgccttcccagccccacagcccctgtgccacagccaggacCTTACCAATGACAGACATGCGCTTGCGGATGTTGTTGAAGTCCAGGATGGCCAGCAGCTGGTAGGTGATAGCTTGACCCAGCTCATGCACTGTGATGGTCTTGGGCGTGCGGGACCGGAACACAAAGCCGAAGTTTCTGGCAGCTGTGACCAGTGCTCCCTCATCTGGGGACTGTGCCTTGTACAACAACTCCCCTGTGGACAGCATGGAGTCAGTGACAGTGTTGTGTGAGCCACAGGAATAGATCCTGCCCCATGCCTACCTTCACTCTTCTCTTCAGACATGACAGTGTGACAGAGCGAGAGCAGGCGGAAGAACTCGTGCACGTGGAGGTCTCCCAGCTTGACGGCCTCCAGCAGGCTGGGGTCCCAGAACTGGAAGCGTGGGTCTGCCAGTGGGTTGAAGGAGAAGTCTACTGGCTCTGGCCTCTGTGAGGGGCAAAGTTGGGGTTACCTCCAGGTGGCATTTGGCACGGGCAGGCATCAAACTGACAGCACCCTtacctctcccagctctgccttgtgACCTAGCATGTCCTGCACATCACCTGCAAAACAGGGTAATGGAATTAACCACAACAGAGACCCAACAccatggcagctgctgctgcccatcaACGCTCTAGCTAagcccccctgtcccctgactGCTCCAAACAGAGGTGGGGAGCCAGTGTACCCCAATCTGtggacagccccagccagctctggcagctggcACTCACCATAGCTGTGCCCATTCACAGAGCACTTGCTGAAGACCATGATATTCTGGGTGAGGGTGCCAGTCTTGTCAGAAAAGATGTACTccacctgccccagctcctcGTTGAGGGTGGTGGTGCGGGCTTCAGCTGGTGTCCGACGCTTGGCACAGTACATCTTCTTGTCCCAGTTGATGAAGTAGCTGTGCCCAAGCCGGATCACCTCAACGCTGCAGGGAGGATGGTTGGGTGTCACTGGGGCAGGGTAGCACGCTCTGCTGAGCCAGTGACAGGCATACAAATGcccaccccagacccccagTGTTCTGGGCACTCCAGCACCCCGCAGCACACCCCCCATGGCTTGCTATCTCCCACACCCTTCCCGGGGCATGGCCTGCAACCCATTCCTGCTGACAGCCACCGCtaagccagggctggggacagaggcaaGGCACCCAGGGGGCAGCCCATAGGGCTCCTCAGGCATCTGATACACCTATGAACCCTGAACCCCTCCCCAGTCCCCAGGGCAGAGAGCAATGAGCTAgtgggaggggtgggggtgACACATTCTTACCTCGGGGCTAAGGGTGACAGAACCCATGCTGGGGAAcgaaaagagagagaaattaaaagagagagagaaggggacAGTGCAGGAGCCTGAGAGCTGTAGGAGGGCAGAGCAAAATAGCCAGcgtgcagccagggcagggagagacaAGCAGCCAGACAAACAGAGCCGGGGGGCCCTGAGGGACCCGTGGGGCCCTCAGGTC includes these proteins:
- the ATP8B2 gene encoding phospholipid-transporting ATPase ID isoform X1, which encodes MERCAAHRAPEEERRVRANAREYNEKFQYASNCIKTSKYNIVTFLPVNLFEQFQEVANTYFLFLLILQLIPQISSLSWFTTIVPLVLVLTITAVKDATDDYFRHKSDNQVNNRQSQVLIGGVLRQEQWMNVRVGDIIKLENNQFVAQADLLLLSSSEPHGLCYIETAELDGETNMKVRQAIPVTAELGDTSQLAHFDGEVICEPPNNKLDKFGGTLYWKENKYPLSNQNMLLRGCVLRNTEWCFGLVIFAGPDTKLMQNSGRTKFKRTSIDRLMNTLVLWIFGFLVCMGVILAIGNAIWEHEVGVCFQIYLPWDEGVHSAFFSGFLSFWSYIIILNTVVPISLYVSVEVIRLGHSYFINWDKKMYCAKRRTPAEARTTTLNEELGQVEYIFSDKTGTLTQNIMVFSKCSVNGHSYGDVQDMLGHKAELGERPEPVDFSFNPLADPRFQFWDPSLLEAVKLGDLHVHEFFRLLSLCHTVMSEEKSEGELLYKAQSPDEGALVTAARNFGFVFRSRTPKTITVHELGQAITYQLLAILDFNNIRKRMSVIVRSPEGKIRLYCKGADTILLERLHPINQDLSSITTDHLNEYAGEGLRTLVLAYRDLEESYYRDWSERLHRAGSAPEAREDHLARLYDEVEHDMMLLGATAIEDKLQQGVPETIAILTLANIKIWVLTGDKQETAVNIGYSCKMLTDDMTEVFVVTGHTVLEVREELRKAREKMMDASRSVCNGFSYQEKLPSKLTSVLEAIAGEYALVINGHSLAHALEADMEVEFLETACACKAVICCRVTPLQKAQVVELVKKYKKAVTLAIGDGANDVSMIKTAHIGVGISGQEGIQAVLASDYSFSQFKFLQRLLLVHGRWSYLRMCKFLCYFFYKNFAFTMVHFWFGFFCGFSAQTVYDQYFITLYNIVYTSLPVLAMGVFDQDVPEQRSMEYPKLYEPGQLNLLFNKREFFICIAQGIYTSILMFFIPYGVFADATRDDGAQLADYQSFAVTVATSLVIVVSVQIGLDTGFWTAINHFFIWGSLAAYFAILFTMHSDGLFRMFPNQFRFVGNAQNTLAQPTVWLTIALTTVVCIVPVVAFRFLKLDLKPELSDTVRYTQLVRKKQKTQHRCMRHAGRVGSRRSGYAFSHQEGFGELIMSGKNMRLSSLALSSFAPRPSSSWIETLRKKKGCEGSSAGSPSGAADKTLKV
- the ATP8B2 gene encoding phospholipid-transporting ATPase ID isoform X2 — encoded protein: MERCAAHRAPEEERRVRANAREYNEKFQYASNCIKTSKYNIVTFLPVNLFEQFQEVANTYFLFLLILQLIPQISSLSWFTTIVPLVLVLTITAVKDATDDYFRHKSDNQVNNRQSQVLIGGVLRQEQWMNVRVGDIIKLENNQFVAADLLLLSSSEPHGLCYIETAELDGETNMKVRQAIPVTAELGDTSQLAHFDGEVICEPPNNKLDKFGGTLYWKENKYPLSNQNMLLRGCVLRNTEWCFGLVIFAGPDTKLMQNSGRTKFKRTSIDRLMNTLVLWIFGFLVCMGVILAIGNAIWEHEVGVCFQIYLPWDEGVHSAFFSGFLSFWSYIIILNTVVPISLYVSVEVIRLGHSYFINWDKKMYCAKRRTPAEARTTTLNEELGQVEYIFSDKTGTLTQNIMVFSKCSVNGHSYGDVQDMLGHKAELGERPEPVDFSFNPLADPRFQFWDPSLLEAVKLGDLHVHEFFRLLSLCHTVMSEEKSEGELLYKAQSPDEGALVTAARNFGFVFRSRTPKTITVHELGQAITYQLLAILDFNNIRKRMSVIVRSPEGKIRLYCKGADTILLERLHPINQDLSSITTDHLNEYAGEGLRTLVLAYRDLEESYYRDWSERLHRAGSAPEAREDHLARLYDEVEHDMMLLGATAIEDKLQQGVPETIAILTLANIKIWVLTGDKQETAVNIGYSCKMLTDDMTEVFVVTGHTVLEVREELRKAREKMMDASRSVCNGFSYQEKLPSKLTSVLEAIAGEYALVINGHSLAHALEADMEVEFLETACACKAVICCRVTPLQKAQVVELVKKYKKAVTLAIGDGANDVSMIKTAHIGVGISGQEGIQAVLASDYSFSQFKFLQRLLLVHGRWSYLRMCKFLCYFFYKNFAFTMVHFWFGFFCGFSAQTVYDQYFITLYNIVYTSLPVLAMGVFDQDVPEQRSMEYPKLYEPGQLNLLFNKREFFICIAQGIYTSILMFFIPYGVFADATRDDGAQLADYQSFAVTVATSLVIVVSVQIGLDTGFWTAINHFFIWGSLAAYFAILFTMHSDGLFRMFPNQFRFVGNAQNTLAQPTVWLTIALTTVVCIVPVVAFRFLKLDLKPELSDTVRYTQLVRKKQKTQHRCMRHAGRVGSRRSGYAFSHQEGFGELIMSGKNMRLSSLALSSFAPRPSSSWIETLRKKKGCEGSSAGSPSGAADKTLKV